From Drosophila suzukii chromosome 2R, CBGP_Dsuzu_IsoJpt1.0, whole genome shotgun sequence, a single genomic window includes:
- the LOC108008963 gene encoding MAP/microtubule affinity-regulating kinase 3 isoform X27, protein MEATTTTTPDLNRGDATRKSVRLYAARKGAAPAPPKLSVAPSGQNQSSSSSNNNNNQSSDNSPETEVQPTQPHLASKDLEGATEDDSIVELRRRDAQATPLPRIAVSALPTLQPHPKPKERQKPLPRNLLSTEDDAGVSFALGSIEKHIHNVEESFKNQQQQQQQQSQSSMDVMKLEIKRKQSKRYGETENLLRPGISDMSSENDFQYLGGRRAGELDASNELMLSEFQRGSDGRNSIGAYSKNSAAASNGSNAVKAKLARTASDTKNNDTLMAMRATLKQKQHLQDEKQPAVWRPAGTAPTPAVRSSTPSTSSNSASASRGGSSSSVVDGVAPSKLTATTISASKRREENLRQFEALLAQKSSHRHGNSSGASGASGAGSHAASSKRRSERPIVAPIPPFNSSRTEPVTSSTRASIDPRSSSTHSSGTASGAGSVLPPVGHHRTSHVPSVVANRSNVYSNNAAQGSPNMQMRSSAPMRWRATEEHIGKYKLIKTIGKGNFAKVKLAKHLPTGKEVAIKIIDKTQLNPGSLQKLFREVRIMKMLDHPNIVKLFQVIETEKTLYLIMEYASGGEVFDYLVLHGRMKEKEARVKFRQIVSAVQYCHQKRIIHRDLKAENLLLDSELNIKIADFGFSNEFTPGSKLDTFCGSPPYAAPELFQGKKYDGPEVDVWSLGVILYTLVSGSLPFDGSTLRELRERVLRGKYRIPFYMSTDCENLLRKFLVLNPAKRASLETIMGDKWMNMGFEEDELKPYIEPKADLADPKRIGKTEALVAMGYNRSEIEASLSQVRYDDVFATYLLLGRKSTDPESDGSRSGSSLSLRNISGNDAGANAGSAGVQSPTHRGVHRSISASSTKPSRRASSGAETLRVGPTNAAATVAAATGAVGAVNPSNNYNAAGSAADRASVGSNFKRQNTIDSATIKENTARLAAQSQRPASATQKMLTTADTTLNSPAKPRTVTKYDPTNGNRTVSGTSGIIPRRSTTLYEKTSSTEKTNVIPAETKSNQSTEQHGAGILGHQRCLRRLLPSGSHELLLQTLLTF, encoded by the exons ATGGAGGCCACCACTACCACGACACCTGACTTAAATCGCGGCGATGCCACCAGGAAGAGTGTGCGGTTGTACGCCGCCCGCAAGGGGGCGGCACCTGCACCGCCCAAGCTCAGTGTGGCGCCCTCTGGCCAGAATcagagcagcagcagcagcaacaacaacaacaaccagaGCAGTGACAACTCACCGGAAACGGAAGTGCAGCCCACACAACCACATCTTGCCAGCAAGGATCTCGAAGGAGCCACCGAAGACGACAGCATTGTGGAGCTGCGACGACGTGATGCTCAGGCCACTCCATTGCCCAGGATAGCAGTATCCGCCCTGCCCACCCTACAGCCACATCCAAAGCCCAAGGAACGCCAGAAGCCCCTGCCACGCAATCTCTTGTCCACTGAAGACGATGCCGGCGTGTCCTTTGCCCTCGGCTCCATCGAGAAGCACATCCACAACGTGGAGGAGAGCTTCAAgaaccagcagcaacagcaacaacagcaatcCCAATCCTCGATGGACGTCATGAAACTGGAGATCAAGCGCAAGCAGAGCAAGCGTTACGGTGAAACGGAAAACCTACTGCGGCCGGGCATAAGTGACATGTCCTCGGAGAACGACTTTCAGTACTTGGGCGGCAGGCGGGCCGGCGAACTGGATGCCAGCAATGAGCTGATGCTATCGGAATTCCAGCGAGGCAGCGATGGTCGTAACTCGATCGGAGCCTATTCCAAGAACTCGGCCGCAGCCTCAAACGGATCCAATGCTGTCAAAGCTAAATTGGCACGTACTGCCTCGGATACGAAGAATAATGATACGCTGATGGCCATGCGGGCCACTTTGAAGCAGAAACAGCATTTGCAGGACGAGAAGCAGCCGGCGGTTTGGCGACCAGCCGGCACAGCACCCACTCCGGCGGTCAGGAGCTCCACCCCCTCCACCTCTTCGAACTCCGCTTCGGCTAGTCGTGGCGGTAGCAGCAGCAGTGTGGTGGATGGAGTGGCTCCATCTAAGCTCACAGCCACCACCATTTCGGCTTCCAAGCGAAGGGAGGAGAATTTGCGACAATTTGAGGCTCTATTGGCCCAGAAGTCGTCGCATCGTCATGGTAACTCTTCGGGAGCATCTGGAGCCTCGGGAGCTGGAAGCCATGCGGCCAGTTCGAAGAGACGTTCGGAACGACCAATTGTGGCGCCCATTCCGCCGTTCAATTCCAGTCGAACGGAGCCGGTGACCAGTTCAACCAGAGCCAGCATTGATCCAAGGTCCTCTTCGACTCATTCATCGGGAACTGCCTCCGGAGCAGGGTCAGTTCTCCCGCCTGTGGGTCATCATCGCACTAGCCACGTTCCCAGCGTGGTGGCAAACCGCAGCAATGTTTACAGCAACAATGCTGCACAG GGTTCGCCTAACATGCAGATGCGGAGTAGTGCTCCCATGCGATGGCGCGCCACGGAGGAGCACATTGGCAAATACAAACTCATAAAGACGATCGGCAAGGGCAATTTCGCCAAGGTGAAACTGGCGAAACACCTGCCCACTGGCAAGGAGGTGGCCATCAAGATAATTGACAAGACCCAACTCAATCCTGGGTCACTGCAGAAACTCTTCAGAGAG GTTAGAATAATGAAGATGCTGGATCACCCAAACATAGTTAAATTGTTCCAAGTTATCGAAACGGAGAAGACGCTCTATTTGATCATGGAGTACGCGTCCGGTGGCGAGGTATTCGACTATCTCGTTCTACACGGACGCATGAAGGAGAAGGAGGCGCGTGTCAAGTTCCGACAGATCGTCTCAGCCGTGCAATACTGTCATCAAAAGAGAATAATACACAG GGACTTAAAAGCTGAAAACCTTTTGCTAGACAGCGAACTGAACATCAAGATCGCTGACTTTGGCTTTTCGAACGAGTTCACGCCCGGCTCAAAGCTGGACACGTTCTGCGGCAGTCCACCGTATGCGGCCCCCGAACTGTTTCAGGGCAAGAAGTACGATGGACCCGAGGTCGATGTGTGGTCGCTGGGCGTCATCCTGTATACGTTAGTGAGCGGTTCCCTGCCCTTCGACGGCTCCACCTTGAGAGAGTTGCGCGAACGCGTGCTCAGAGGCAAATATAG AATTCCCTTCTATATGTCGACTGACTGCGAAAACTTGCTCCGCAAATTCTTAGTACTGAATCCCGCAAAGCGTGCTAGTCTTGAAACAATCATGGGCGACAAGTGGATGAACATGGGGTTTGAGGAGGACGAACTCAAGCCCTATATTGAGCCCAAGGCCGATTTAGCCGATCCCAAGCGGATAGGTAAGACGG AAGCTCTAGTCGCGATGGGCTACAATCGGTCGGAGATCGAGGCTTCTCTCTCCCAGGTGCGCTACGATGATGTTTTCGCCACGTATTTGCTGCTGGGACGCAAGAGCACGGAC CCGGAAAGTGATGGATCGCGATCGGGCTCCTCGCTGTCACTGCGCAACATCTCGGGCAACGATGCGGGCGCCAATGCTGGCAGTGCGGGTGTGCAGAGTCCCACGCACAGAGGTGTCCACAGGAGCATATCGGCGTCCAGCACGAAGCCGAGTCGCCGAGCCTCGTCTGGTGCGGAAACTTTGC GTGTTGGACCGACAAATGCGGCAGCAACTGTTGCGGCGGCCACGGGAGCCGTTGGTGCGGTAAATCCAAGCAATAATTACAATGCTGCAGGATCAGCGGCGGATCGAGCTTCAGT TGGCAGCAACTTCAAACGTCAGAACACGATCGACTCTGCTACAATTAAGGAGAACACAGCGCGACTGGCCGCTCAAAGTCAGAGACCCGCTTCGGCCACCCAAAAGATGCTCACCACGGCAGACACCA CACTGAACAGTCCCGCCAAGCCGCGAACGGTAACGAAGTACGACCCGACGAACGGCAATCGCACGGTCAGCGGCACCAGTGGCATCATTCCACGCCGCTCCACCACGCTGTACGAGAAGACTTCGTCGACGGAGAAAACCAATGTTATTCCCGCAGAGACAAA GTCAAACCAGAGCACGGAACAACACGGCGCTGGAATACTCGGGCACCAGCGGTGCCTCCGGCGACTCCTCCCATCCGGGTCGCATGAGCTtcttctccaaactctcctcacGTTTTAG
- the LOC108008963 gene encoding uncharacterized protein isoform X34, protein MGQTSSHRQMHHSSSSNNNNKEEPQFGNRRTSTRKSTTSSSKHYPTLVQPLRKDELSLLRDSLLRNGSIMRKNPERRPVTISELKPANPGQGTSGSALPITLEDAAGGSSSSTTQLMAFQLPVDRSAKTDDLAAVSSASTAVVATAKEARNEFYIVGDGYHRTDHCYYRSPNGDFHKLPSDSFHKMSEGCFVRMADGVFRRLEVPTKAQISRRSSKAEEIGDASSGMGNGSSATNVKSQLMKFLKRSKSHTPATIAKLQREKEEARAERKQRLSNALRQKNLAATNAAAAAYAAGGGGGGTIGSRNNKIVVTMIENGGLPIVATSKAERPKAKESASSSDKARTSRIFVTPHIDLL, encoded by the exons ATGGGGCAGACCTCCAGTCACCGGCAAAtgcaccacagcagcagcagcaacaacaacaacaaggaGGAACCACAATTTGGTAATCGTCGAACCTCTACCCGCAAATCGACAACGTCTTCTTCGAAGCATTACCCCACATTGGTGCAGCCATTGCGTAAGGATGAGCTCTCCCTGTTGCGAGATTCCCTGCTGCGCAATGGTAGCATTATGCGCAAGAATCCGGAACGCCGTCCGGTGACGATCAGTGAGCTAAAGCCGGCTAATCCCGGCCAGGGTACCTCTGGCAGTGCCCTGCCCATCACACTGGAGGATGCAGCGGGTGGCAGCAGTAGCAGCACCACCCAACTGATGGCCTTTCAACTCCCCGTGGATCGCAGTGCCAAGACCGATGACCTGGCTGCCGTATCTTCGGCATCCACTGCTGTTGTGGCCACGGCCAAGGAGGCAAGGAATGAGTTCTATATCGTGGGCGATGGCTATCATCGCACGGATCACTGCTACTACCGCAGTCCCAACGGTGATTTCCACAAGCTGCCCTCCGACTCCTTTCACAAGATGTCCGAGGGCTGTTTTGTGCGGATGGCTGATGGGGTATTTCGTCGCCTGGAGGTGCCCACCAAGGCGCAAATCTCACGAAGATCCAGCAAGGCAGAGGAAATAGGCGATGCCTCTAGTGGCATGGGAAATGGCAGTTCCGCCACCAATGTGAAGAGCCAGCTGATGAAGTTTCTCAAGCGCTCGAAGAGTCACACGCCCGCCACAATAGCCAAGTTGCAGCGGGAGAAGGAGGAGGCCCGGGCGGAACGGAAGCAGCGGCTCTCGAATGCCCTGCGGCAGAAGAATCTGGCTGCCACGAatgcagccgcagcagcctaTGCCGCTGGTGGAGGAGGTGGTGGCACCATCGGTAGCCGGAACAACAAGATCGTGGTGACGATGATCGAGAACGGCGGTCTGCCCATTGTGGCCACCAGCAAGGCGGAAAGACCCAAGGCCAAGGAGTCGGCATCATCCAGTGACAAGGCTCGCACCTCGAGG ATTTTTGTTACCCCACACATTGATTTGCTCTAG
- the LOC108008963 gene encoding serine/threonine-protein kinase par-1 isoform X33, with translation MEATTTTTPDLNRGDATRKSVRLYAARKGAAPAPPKLSVAPSGQNQSSSSSNNNNNQSSDNSPETEVQPTQPHLASKDLEGATEDDSIVELRRRDAQATPLPRIAVSALPTLQPHPKPKERQKPLPRNLLSTEDDAGVSFALGSIEKHIHNVEESFKNQQQQQQQQSQSSMDVMKLEIKRKQSKRYGETENLLRPGISDMSSENDFQYLGGRRAGELDASNELMLSEFQRGSDGRNSIGAYSKNSAAASNGSNAVKAKLARTASDTKNNDTLMAMRATLKQKQHLQDEKQPAVWRPAGTAPTPAVRSSTPSTSSNSASASRGGSSSSVVDGVAPSKLTATTISASKRREENLRQFEALLAQKSSHRHGNSSGASGASGAGSHAASSKRRSERPIVAPIPPFNSSRTEPVTSSTRASIDPRSSSTHSSGTASGAGSVLPPVGHHRTSHVPSVVANRSNVYSNNAAQGSPNMQMRSSAPMRWRATEEHIGKYKLIKTIGKGNFAKVKLAKHLPTGKEVAIKIIDKTQLNPGSLQKLFREVRIMKMLDHPNIVKLFQVIETEKTLYLIMEYASGGEVFDYLVLHGRMKEKEARVKFRQIVSAVQYCHQKRIIHRDLKAENLLLDSELNIKIADFGFSNEFTPGSKLDTFCGSPPYAAPELFQGKKYDGPEVDVWSLGVILYTLVSGSLPFDGSTLRELRERVLRGKYRIPFYMSTDCENLLRKFLVLNPAKRASLETIMGDKWMNMGFEEDELKPYIEPKADLADPKRIGKTAAGSQTGVKNSLSIRRSAYNLMLMVNFLIDERRVPPKNTVKEETSDIKPAQENG, from the exons ATGGAGGCCACCACTACCACGACACCTGACTTAAATCGCGGCGATGCCACCAGGAAGAGTGTGCGGTTGTACGCCGCCCGCAAGGGGGCGGCACCTGCACCGCCCAAGCTCAGTGTGGCGCCCTCTGGCCAGAATcagagcagcagcagcagcaacaacaacaacaaccagaGCAGTGACAACTCACCGGAAACGGAAGTGCAGCCCACACAACCACATCTTGCCAGCAAGGATCTCGAAGGAGCCACCGAAGACGACAGCATTGTGGAGCTGCGACGACGTGATGCTCAGGCCACTCCATTGCCCAGGATAGCAGTATCCGCCCTGCCCACCCTACAGCCACATCCAAAGCCCAAGGAACGCCAGAAGCCCCTGCCACGCAATCTCTTGTCCACTGAAGACGATGCCGGCGTGTCCTTTGCCCTCGGCTCCATCGAGAAGCACATCCACAACGTGGAGGAGAGCTTCAAgaaccagcagcaacagcaacaacagcaatcCCAATCCTCGATGGACGTCATGAAACTGGAGATCAAGCGCAAGCAGAGCAAGCGTTACGGTGAAACGGAAAACCTACTGCGGCCGGGCATAAGTGACATGTCCTCGGAGAACGACTTTCAGTACTTGGGCGGCAGGCGGGCCGGCGAACTGGATGCCAGCAATGAGCTGATGCTATCGGAATTCCAGCGAGGCAGCGATGGTCGTAACTCGATCGGAGCCTATTCCAAGAACTCGGCCGCAGCCTCAAACGGATCCAATGCTGTCAAAGCTAAATTGGCACGTACTGCCTCGGATACGAAGAATAATGATACGCTGATGGCCATGCGGGCCACTTTGAAGCAGAAACAGCATTTGCAGGACGAGAAGCAGCCGGCGGTTTGGCGACCAGCCGGCACAGCACCCACTCCGGCGGTCAGGAGCTCCACCCCCTCCACCTCTTCGAACTCCGCTTCGGCTAGTCGTGGCGGTAGCAGCAGCAGTGTGGTGGATGGAGTGGCTCCATCTAAGCTCACAGCCACCACCATTTCGGCTTCCAAGCGAAGGGAGGAGAATTTGCGACAATTTGAGGCTCTATTGGCCCAGAAGTCGTCGCATCGTCATGGTAACTCTTCGGGAGCATCTGGAGCCTCGGGAGCTGGAAGCCATGCGGCCAGTTCGAAGAGACGTTCGGAACGACCAATTGTGGCGCCCATTCCGCCGTTCAATTCCAGTCGAACGGAGCCGGTGACCAGTTCAACCAGAGCCAGCATTGATCCAAGGTCCTCTTCGACTCATTCATCGGGAACTGCCTCCGGAGCAGGGTCAGTTCTCCCGCCTGTGGGTCATCATCGCACTAGCCACGTTCCCAGCGTGGTGGCAAACCGCAGCAATGTTTACAGCAACAATGCTGCACAG GGTTCGCCTAACATGCAGATGCGGAGTAGTGCTCCCATGCGATGGCGCGCCACGGAGGAGCACATTGGCAAATACAAACTCATAAAGACGATCGGCAAGGGCAATTTCGCCAAGGTGAAACTGGCGAAACACCTGCCCACTGGCAAGGAGGTGGCCATCAAGATAATTGACAAGACCCAACTCAATCCTGGGTCACTGCAGAAACTCTTCAGAGAG GTTAGAATAATGAAGATGCTGGATCACCCAAACATAGTTAAATTGTTCCAAGTTATCGAAACGGAGAAGACGCTCTATTTGATCATGGAGTACGCGTCCGGTGGCGAGGTATTCGACTATCTCGTTCTACACGGACGCATGAAGGAGAAGGAGGCGCGTGTCAAGTTCCGACAGATCGTCTCAGCCGTGCAATACTGTCATCAAAAGAGAATAATACACAG GGACTTAAAAGCTGAAAACCTTTTGCTAGACAGCGAACTGAACATCAAGATCGCTGACTTTGGCTTTTCGAACGAGTTCACGCCCGGCTCAAAGCTGGACACGTTCTGCGGCAGTCCACCGTATGCGGCCCCCGAACTGTTTCAGGGCAAGAAGTACGATGGACCCGAGGTCGATGTGTGGTCGCTGGGCGTCATCCTGTATACGTTAGTGAGCGGTTCCCTGCCCTTCGACGGCTCCACCTTGAGAGAGTTGCGCGAACGCGTGCTCAGAGGCAAATATAG AATTCCCTTCTATATGTCGACTGACTGCGAAAACTTGCTCCGCAAATTCTTAGTACTGAATCCCGCAAAGCGTGCTAGTCTTGAAACAATCATGGGCGACAAGTGGATGAACATGGGGTTTGAGGAGGACGAACTCAAGCCCTATATTGAGCCCAAGGCCGATTTAGCCGATCCCAAGCGGATAGGTAAGACGG CTGCGGGGTCACAAACCGGTGTCAAGAATTCGCTCTCGATTCGGCGTAGTGCGTACAACTTGATGTTGATGGTGAACTTTCTGATCGACGAGCGGAGGGTTCCACCCAAAAAT ACCGTCAAGGAAGAGACTTCAGATATCAAACCGGCTCAAGAGAACGGATAA
- the LOC108008963 gene encoding serine/threonine-protein kinase par-1 isoform X32 has protein sequence MEATTTTTPDLNRGDATRKSVRLYAARKGAAPAPPKLSVAPSGQNQSSSSSNNNNNQSSDNSPETEVQPTQPHLASKDLEGATEDDSIVELRRRDAQATPLPRIAVSALPTLQPHPKPKERQKPLPRNLLSTEDDAGVSFALGSIEKHIHNVEESFKNQQQQQQQQSQSSMDVMKLEIKRKQSKRYGETENLLRPGISDMSSENDFQYLGGRRAGELDASNELMLSEFQRGSDGRNSIGAYSKNSAAASNGSNAVKAKLARTASDTKNNDTLMAMRATLKQKQHLQDEKQPAVWRPAGTAPTPAVRSSTPSTSSNSASASRGGSSSSVVDGVAPSKLTATTISASKRREENLRQFEALLAQKSSHRHGNSSGASGASGAGSHAASSKRRSERPIVAPIPPFNSSRTEPVTSSTRASIDPRSSSTHSSGTASGAGSVLPPVGHHRTSHVPSVVANRSNVYSNNAAQGSPNMQMRSSAPMRWRATEEHIGKYKLIKTIGKGNFAKVKLAKHLPTGKEVAIKIIDKTQLNPGSLQKLFREVRIMKMLDHPNIVKLFQVIETEKTLYLIMEYASGGEVFDYLVLHGRMKEKEARVKFRQIVSAVQYCHQKRIIHRDLKAENLLLDSELNIKIADFGFSNEFTPGSKLDTFCGSPPYAAPELFQGKKYDGPEVDVWSLGVILYTLVSGSLPFDGSTLRELRERVLRGKYRIPFYMSTDCENLLRKFLVLNPAKRASLETIMGDKWMNMGFEEDELKPYIEPKADLADPKRIGKTAAGSQTGVKNSLSIRRSAYNLMLMVNFLIDERRVPPKNVCNLCSGNVNVRRPEIRINPQILCFLLTFSLSVLKNPTIKQTVKEETSDIKPAQENG, from the exons ATGGAGGCCACCACTACCACGACACCTGACTTAAATCGCGGCGATGCCACCAGGAAGAGTGTGCGGTTGTACGCCGCCCGCAAGGGGGCGGCACCTGCACCGCCCAAGCTCAGTGTGGCGCCCTCTGGCCAGAATcagagcagcagcagcagcaacaacaacaacaaccagaGCAGTGACAACTCACCGGAAACGGAAGTGCAGCCCACACAACCACATCTTGCCAGCAAGGATCTCGAAGGAGCCACCGAAGACGACAGCATTGTGGAGCTGCGACGACGTGATGCTCAGGCCACTCCATTGCCCAGGATAGCAGTATCCGCCCTGCCCACCCTACAGCCACATCCAAAGCCCAAGGAACGCCAGAAGCCCCTGCCACGCAATCTCTTGTCCACTGAAGACGATGCCGGCGTGTCCTTTGCCCTCGGCTCCATCGAGAAGCACATCCACAACGTGGAGGAGAGCTTCAAgaaccagcagcaacagcaacaacagcaatcCCAATCCTCGATGGACGTCATGAAACTGGAGATCAAGCGCAAGCAGAGCAAGCGTTACGGTGAAACGGAAAACCTACTGCGGCCGGGCATAAGTGACATGTCCTCGGAGAACGACTTTCAGTACTTGGGCGGCAGGCGGGCCGGCGAACTGGATGCCAGCAATGAGCTGATGCTATCGGAATTCCAGCGAGGCAGCGATGGTCGTAACTCGATCGGAGCCTATTCCAAGAACTCGGCCGCAGCCTCAAACGGATCCAATGCTGTCAAAGCTAAATTGGCACGTACTGCCTCGGATACGAAGAATAATGATACGCTGATGGCCATGCGGGCCACTTTGAAGCAGAAACAGCATTTGCAGGACGAGAAGCAGCCGGCGGTTTGGCGACCAGCCGGCACAGCACCCACTCCGGCGGTCAGGAGCTCCACCCCCTCCACCTCTTCGAACTCCGCTTCGGCTAGTCGTGGCGGTAGCAGCAGCAGTGTGGTGGATGGAGTGGCTCCATCTAAGCTCACAGCCACCACCATTTCGGCTTCCAAGCGAAGGGAGGAGAATTTGCGACAATTTGAGGCTCTATTGGCCCAGAAGTCGTCGCATCGTCATGGTAACTCTTCGGGAGCATCTGGAGCCTCGGGAGCTGGAAGCCATGCGGCCAGTTCGAAGAGACGTTCGGAACGACCAATTGTGGCGCCCATTCCGCCGTTCAATTCCAGTCGAACGGAGCCGGTGACCAGTTCAACCAGAGCCAGCATTGATCCAAGGTCCTCTTCGACTCATTCATCGGGAACTGCCTCCGGAGCAGGGTCAGTTCTCCCGCCTGTGGGTCATCATCGCACTAGCCACGTTCCCAGCGTGGTGGCAAACCGCAGCAATGTTTACAGCAACAATGCTGCACAG GGTTCGCCTAACATGCAGATGCGGAGTAGTGCTCCCATGCGATGGCGCGCCACGGAGGAGCACATTGGCAAATACAAACTCATAAAGACGATCGGCAAGGGCAATTTCGCCAAGGTGAAACTGGCGAAACACCTGCCCACTGGCAAGGAGGTGGCCATCAAGATAATTGACAAGACCCAACTCAATCCTGGGTCACTGCAGAAACTCTTCAGAGAG GTTAGAATAATGAAGATGCTGGATCACCCAAACATAGTTAAATTGTTCCAAGTTATCGAAACGGAGAAGACGCTCTATTTGATCATGGAGTACGCGTCCGGTGGCGAGGTATTCGACTATCTCGTTCTACACGGACGCATGAAGGAGAAGGAGGCGCGTGTCAAGTTCCGACAGATCGTCTCAGCCGTGCAATACTGTCATCAAAAGAGAATAATACACAG GGACTTAAAAGCTGAAAACCTTTTGCTAGACAGCGAACTGAACATCAAGATCGCTGACTTTGGCTTTTCGAACGAGTTCACGCCCGGCTCAAAGCTGGACACGTTCTGCGGCAGTCCACCGTATGCGGCCCCCGAACTGTTTCAGGGCAAGAAGTACGATGGACCCGAGGTCGATGTGTGGTCGCTGGGCGTCATCCTGTATACGTTAGTGAGCGGTTCCCTGCCCTTCGACGGCTCCACCTTGAGAGAGTTGCGCGAACGCGTGCTCAGAGGCAAATATAG AATTCCCTTCTATATGTCGACTGACTGCGAAAACTTGCTCCGCAAATTCTTAGTACTGAATCCCGCAAAGCGTGCTAGTCTTGAAACAATCATGGGCGACAAGTGGATGAACATGGGGTTTGAGGAGGACGAACTCAAGCCCTATATTGAGCCCAAGGCCGATTTAGCCGATCCCAAGCGGATAGGTAAGACGG CTGCGGGGTCACAAACCGGTGTCAAGAATTCGCTCTCGATTCGGCGTAGTGCGTACAACTTGATGTTGATGGTGAACTTTCTGATCGACGAGCGGAGGGTTCCACCCAAAAATGTATGCAATCTGTGTAGTGGAAACGTTAACGTTCGACGCCCAGAGATCCGCATTAACCCCCAAATTCTCTGTTTTCTTCTCACTTTCTCACTTTCTGTCCTCAAAAATCCCACAATCAAACAGACCGTCAAGGAAGAGACTTCAGATATCAAACCGGCTCAAGAGAACGGATAA